Below is a window of Dissulfuribacter thermophilus DNA.
ATACCATGCCCATAGGGAAGTCCAGCGAATAAATATGCAAGCGACTGCATGCCAAACACAACAAGTAGAGCAATCTTTCTTCCAGCCCAATCTGCAATCCATCCAGGTATTGGGCCAGAAAACAGGCTCACTCCCCCTATCAAGGCCCACAAGCCTCCGGCAAAGGCCTCTGAGAGACCTCGTTCTCCAGTAAAGGACACCACAATAAAAGTGACATATATTGTATAACTTGCGCCAAAGCAAAAATATATGCTTGAAAGATGGATTATCGTCCTAAGGGATACCCCACCACTAAAGCCTGTTTTTGCCCTCCCCTCCTTTTCAGGATTTCCTGGACCATGGCCGCTACCTTCTGGGGTAAGTCCCATATCCTCAGGCCCATTTCTAATAATCAAAAAACATACTATTGAACTCAATATTACGATGCCGCTTAGTATGAGCCAAGAAATCCGCCAACCATCAATTAGATACTTTTGATTTAAGATTGGGACCATAAAACCAGACAACAATATACCAAATCCGCTCCCCATAACGATAAATCCTGCGGCCCGTCCTCTTAAGTTTGGCCTAAACCAATTGGATACCAGGGCCATAGTGGGAATATTTGCAAGCCCACTTCCGATACCTGTCAAAAAATAAAAAAAAGAGGCACTC
It encodes the following:
- a CDS encoding MFS transporter; translation: MKVREIYYGWYIVAAGTLCIFAALGLGRFALGMILPSMGTVLKLSASEMGFISTSNFAGYLFAVLICLVWGQVLSARHTISLALLASGLSMGLMSFINGYKSASFFYFLTGIGSGLANIPTMALVSNWFRPNLRGRAAGFIVMGSGFGILLSGFMVPILNQKYLIDGWRISWLILSGIVILSSIVCFLIIRNGPEDMGLTPEGSGHGPGNPEKEGRAKTGFSGGVSLRTIIHLSSIYFCFGASYTIYVTFIVVSFTGERGLSEAFAGGLWALIGGVSLFSGPIPGWIADWAGRKIALLVVFGMQSLAYLFAGLPYGHGILPWASVLCYGIAAWGIPGIMTAIVADFAGPAYTARLFAIVTLIMAVGQVIGPAVGGALSDFTNSFSTAFFLASGIALSGLLLSSTLKI